Within Anopheles ziemanni chromosome 2, idAnoZiCoDA_A2_x.2, whole genome shotgun sequence, the genomic segment GAACAAATGGATGTGAAATCTACTCGTTGGAGTTGGCGAATTTTTCATCGAGTCTTAGATTACTTAAGACATGTCACACGAATGCCGTCTACGACATAGCTTTTCCTTAGTAAGTTCTTTACATCCTTTTCGTGCTTGTTATTTACAGAATTAAAACGCGTACCCTCTAACCTTTACAGCAACTTTTCGCTAGTCTTTGCCACAGCGAGTCACGAATCGATCCGCATATGGTCCACTTCGAAAATGCAGGAACTGTTACGGATCGTCGTGCCCAACTTTGCCTCCTCGTCGATCGTTTTTAGTCGCGATGGAAAAAGTATCATCTCGGCGTGGAACGATGGAGTGATCCGCGCGTTCACCCCGCTGACCGGGAAGCTTATCTATGCCATCCCGAACGCCCACAACAAGGGCTGCTCGTCAGTGGCGGTCACGAGCAACGGGAAGATCGTAGTAAGTGGTGGTATTGAAGGTCAGGTGCGCGTGTGGAAAATCGATCCGTACGTGCAGAGTTTGATCGGTGTGCTAAAGGAACACTACGGTCCGATCGAGTCCGTCCACATCAACAACTACGACACGGAGGTAGTGTCCGCCTCGCGGGACGGATCGTGTGTGATATGGGATTTGATTCGGCTCACCCGCAAGCACGTGATCTTTGCGCACACACAATTCATCGCGGCCCAGTACTTCCCAACCGGGGTGCAGATTCTTACGGCCGGTTCGGATAAGCTAATCGGTTACTGGGAAGCGTACGATGGAAGCCTCGTGCGCGAAGTCGAAGGATCCAAATCCGGGCCGATCAATGCGATTGACATGAACATGATGGGTGAGTATTTTGTTTCGGCGGGTACGGACCAGATTGTGCGACTGTGGAGCTACCAGCTGGGTGTGGAGGTTGCGGTGGGCATTGGGCATGCCAGTGCCATCACGTCGGCCCGGTACAGCCCCAATGGAAAATTCCTCGTAACCGGTTCGAGTGATGGAGGCATTTTTGTCTGGAAGGTTCCGGAGGTAAGCTGATTATAAGGAGAATGTTTCACCATTGCAAGATAGAATTTCTTAAACGTTGCGTTTTTTCTCTTGACACCAGAAATTCCACATTAAAATACCTGATGAAGACACACCACGCACCAACGACAGGAACTCTGCCTCGTCTACGAAAACAACGGCAAAGCTGGCGCACAACAGTTCCTCTCAAACTGGTGGCTCGCGAGATGGTTCGCGCAAAACGACTCCCCTGTCGTCGGGAGCACGTGTGGCCCCTACCAGCAGGAGTCGCAATGCCAACGAAAACGTTCGCCTACTGGAATCGAGTCGCTCTAATCGTTCCAGTCAAATAGCCGAGTGCCCGGCCGTGGACCCTAACGCCCAGCCGACGATCGATCCTTGCGTGGACACGGCCTCACTTGCCGATGATCAGGAACAGTGGGAAACCCGTTCGCAGCATTCGTCGGTGAGTCAGATCCAGCTTTCGCAAGAAAAGGAACAGGGACGTAACTAATCGATGGACTGAATGGTAgcatttttacagtttttaaCATTACTTTCTTTGGGcaatggagaaagaaaaattatttgtGTAGATGTTTATATTTAACTTTACAACCCTGTATTCACAAACACTATATTTGGAATTTGTCAGTAAAAACATTCGAAATAAGTTTGATCTCATACGATATTGTCTGATTTTGAAAGAGAGAAgaattgtaaaattatttcagGAACCGTAAGCATGAGTTGTCCTATTTTCTCCAGTTATGTAAACGATATTAAGCCTAGCTTGGATTGGAATCAGTTCAATTTTAAACCGGCAGTCGCTTTTCTACTCTAAAAGAATTTGTATTCggtttttgaatgttgttagcaagatttattttcacttttaactttattgaataaataaaaaatgatacTCAAAACAACTACAAACATTACAAACGGAAGCCTGTACTGCCACATTACTTCTGCGTAATGAGTTGATGCCTTTTTTAACCGTGGATAATTGACTCAACGAAGTATCAGGCATGCACGAACAACAAAGTATGGTTTACGTTTTTTCTCATGGACCGTAATATTTAAGTagttgcaataaaaataattatcgaGGTGGTACATTTAAACTTAATCTGGTTGTGTTAAGTCTATGAGACCTTTATTCCATCCCGCTGCAAGGTACACGTAACGACGGTACCAGAAGCCGTTGCAGTTCAGTATGATGTAACAACATATGTATATGCTATATAACCTTCGTATTCTGTTGTTGCTTCGTTGTAAAATCCCACATTAGATAACACCCTATGGCTTTGAAAAGTTAAAAGTCCTCTTTCCAGTTTACATGGCTAGTAGATTCGTAATGAAGGTATCGATCTCCAACCGTGCCTGTTTCAGCTGAGGAAAGTCGCTATCTTTCGGTTCGTACATGTTTGCGCAGTGTGCTGTCCCGTCGATCAGAATGGTTGGTGTATGTATGTCGTTGCTTTCGGTTAGTCCCAACCGATGCCACGGATCAATGTTCCCATGCACGTACAGGACGTTTGTGGTGGCCGGATTCAGCGCGCCGTAGTTTGTGTTGGTGCGGTAGATGGCTCGTGCGAGCGACTCCGCTCCAAACCGTGCACCGTAAATGTCGGCGCACTGGCGCACGAAAAACTCGACCGGAAACCGGTCACCGAAGACCGCATCCGGGTCGTTGGAGGTTTGATAGAAACCGAACTCGTTACATGTCTGGTACGTCCACTGGCGGGCTGTAGAGAAAAAGGTCGATCGTCTTATCTTTCCAGTTgtgataattaaaaaatagaaactTACCACCACTAGCAACATCCGAGTCCCAGGAGACGTTCTGCATTTGAAGGACGGTCTTATCGTATACATAATCGAGGCAACTCTGCTTGCTCTGCTCCAGCAGCATCCGGTTGACTTCGGCCAAACGCGTTACTGGTGCCCCGATAGTTTGGTTGGCCATCACATCGCACACCTCGTCGATCGTAACGGTGGCGTGTGGACTATTGTCCTTATTGTACTGAACAACGCCGGCGAAATTACTTGCAATTGCTTCGAACAAACTGGACACATCGAGCGGGTTGGCGATTGATTTTTCTACCGGATCGCACAACTGGAACTTATCGTTCAGTGTCCTTTGCCCGATCATATGCTTCAGCAGCGTTTCCACTTGCTGCATGCCACTCTTGACCGAGTCCACACACTCCGTCGAGTAGCGACCGAGCGAGCGGACAACCGTGTCGTAGTACTCGATGAAATCGATCTTTGCCAACAATGGTCCACTGGAGCTGATCGAACCGTGTACCAGCGAAGGATACTTTTCCCTCAGCCACGCCGCCAGCGACCCTGGATAGGAACCACCGAACGCGATCCACTTGTGGTCTTGTGGATTCAGGTCATACTTTACGTTCATGCCCACTATGAAGTAGGCCAAGTCGGCCAGTGCCTGCTCGGAGGTGAGGTAGGCAAGATTTTTTGTGGACAAATCATCGGTGGGATGGCTTTTGCCGTAGAAACGATGCTCAAGCTGGAAGCACAGGGCGCCATGTTTTTCCGCGTAATGGATCCACGCTCCTTCGTGCATCCACCGAGCCGTGGCCTCACCTTCTCCGCCGATCATGAGAAACACAGGAGCATTTGTATCGGATGCGTTAAAAAACTGGTCGTTCACGAAGTACCGCTGTTTCCAGGTGGCTCCATTGGTAGGATCATTGTGGTCGAGTATTTGCTCGAACCACAGATCGGGGGTATCATTCAGTTTACCGCTGTACAAAGACGATTCCGTTGTTCGGCTCGGTTGATCGCTTCCAAAAGATTTACCACGCCAAAACTGGCGCAATCCGTTCGCCTGGACGATGAGACTACACAAACTTAAAATGACTACGATGTTCACGGAGCACTTTGCCATCGTACGCAGATCGGGGGTTATTCACCTTCCGGAACAAAAGGTTGTCTATCAGACACCGAAGCAGGACAAGCCGTCCGGACCAGTCCGTGTGACCTGAGGGGAGGACGATAAGCAACTGAATTCCTTACGATGACCACTGGATGGATGTTGCTGAGTTTCGTATTCCCCGACGGACACTTAAACAAAACACAGTTGATAACTGCTATCAGGCTAttttgcgttttattttttcactctGCGGTTTTCAACCATTCGTATGTGTGCTACAAAAGAGCTTGCATGCTAATCCAATTTGTGACCAGCGGTCAGGTCATTCAATTGTTTCAATCGTTGGGTAATTTATAATGTGGCTATTTATGCTGTAGAAAACGAAAATAGGTTCTGCTGATATAATACATATCTGCTATGTAACATTGACTGTTATGAaatcttatttaaaaattatagttgTTCAGTTCTTCTAACTGTAGAATTAATACCTATTATGAAAAACGCCGAATTCACTATAAATCTCATCCAACCGGATTAAGTAAAacgattttttcaaatttatccgCGCATTAACTGGCCGCGTACGTACTGGCTGCGTTGTTGGGTAGATTTCAAAGTACATAGACTTTCTGAGGTAAAGGCAGTATAGCCGGTCACACTTTTACTTTGTTTCACAGCTTTGGTAGAcacgtaaataaaaaaagttcgATGCTAAATATCAGACGCAGTTTTCTTAGTCTTAAAGATCCCTTAAAATTACATGAAGTGTAAAATGGACTAAAGTTTTTCTCTACAACAAAGGACCCTTCGGGTATTGATGTGTCAAATCGTGGAATTCAACTTGCGGAGCAAGTAAAGATGGATGCGCAGAGATCAATGTTCTGCAAAAGAGGCTTTACCTTTCGAatacttttcatttgaaagaTGATTTGTAAAAACCGATGAAAGAACCGAAACTTTACCTAAAAATTGGTTATTTCAGTCGATATTTTTGACTTATTACTATCGGCCTAGTGATGGGCAAAATGATTCCCTCTGCCGGAACCGGGTACGAGTGGGTCCCAACATTTTGGAAGCGAAAAGCACGACTGCAGCAGTAGTTTTGCTCAACGCACATCGTAGAGGGAGTGGAAACATCATCGTCGTCCAATTAAATGCAAATAGATGGTGTAGCAGTCGGATGCAGAGCAATTGCTAGTAAAAATTAGCAGCTAAGCGAGTTCGCCTGCGCTATACCGTCGTTTGCCTGCGAGCTAAGGTGGTGAGGTTTCCTCAAAAAGGTTtgtggcaaaagaaaacagtgaACGAAGCAGAAGAAAGTGCATTTTCATCTGCATCTTTCGTCGTCGCAAGCGCTGCGACGGGGAAAACATAATTCAGCtaatcgattttcaaggtACCCCAGTGTCTGCTCCACAAGTTCGATCCAAAGCCTGCGGTTgtgtgaaaaaaagtaaaccagCACGAAACGGGCCGACTTCGCTCAGCAGTTTCGGGGCGGGCGTATCAAAATCGTGATCGCTAAAATCGTTCCAGAATCTGCGCTTATATACCGTGTAACATAAGTCATCAGCGCGTTATCATCTCACGAACCGACCCTTGCGCAGGGGGTTAGCTGCGGAACAGGACCGCGGCGGGGCGACAGGAACGGAAATTCGCCGCACTCACATTCATTCGCGCAGCGAAGAGAACGGGTGGTGTCGTCATCCGCGCACGGGTAATTCGTCCGCAATTTACCTGTTTTTCCAGCAACCCTCGCGCACGGTCGTTGTCGTTCGGTGGGACGATATATTGCGGAGGTGCGGATTCCGTTTCGAcggttggtggaaaataatcTTCTCTATCCTTAaattatcatcccaagtgcaggGTTCGGAAGGAAGTTCTACGGTGCGTTGAATAATCCCTCGACCGCGCATtagagtttgtgtgtgtgtgtgtgtgtgtcttggcTGCGCTGGAGTAGCGAGGCGAAAAAAGgtgcagagaaaaaaaaacagtcgaCATTGAACGATAGTGATGAAGTGAATACTGCGGGTGCGCAAACGAGTACGAACGATCGCCACTCGCGTGTGCGCGAACAGATCAGCGCTTCGGTTGTGTGGTTGAGTGTGttgtttgtctgtttgtttGGTGTGTGCGTTAGCGCATCCGCTTGTGGGGCAGTGTTTTTCAGTTTGTTCGCCGCTGCACAACGACCGAGCCGGGCGGAAGGGTGTGGAAGAGGATTGGGGAGAGAAAATAGTTGATCCCATAAAAAAGTGATCAAAAGCCGCGGTTTAACAAGTGGAGgcagcataaaaaaaagatcctcGGCAGGTTACAAGTGTTCAGTAGGTTTCTAGAGTGATTTTACGGCGAAACAGCAGAAGAAAGTGCGTTATCCATTCGCATGTAAAGCGTTTTACCCTTGTAACATATCCCTCGCTTAAATGTGCAACGCACGGTGCGCCAATTGAGAGCAAACGCTTAA encodes:
- the LOC131294169 gene encoding cilia- and flagella-associated protein 52 translates to MSIEEPTEVINLEPSAIIGFDGHVVCGLRVHPDQRHLVFPLGNEISIYELATNKQTFLRGHTNTISTLDISTSGRMVASGQSNHMGFRAYVIVWDWESRKEISRYELHRVRVQSLCFSSNDQFLVSLGGKDCGSIIVWDIEQRSAICGTIATKETTGDATKVCSLNKRFTTFVSGGDQNLRVWNIDRERKRLTVQDVAVGKLRREFTGMRISPNDDTLYVGTMSGDIVKINLNCNPNPSVPSQDKMPVLLGCFGKHNARKPPGKDCEKYHYGVRDLLLLPDGKLIIGAGDGTIDLVQERNANFKTYRGPTWPELKSLHSTKIDGVVTSLQIVHGKTLLIGTNGCEIYSLELANFSSSLRLLKTCHTNAVYDIAFPYNFSLVFATASHESIRIWSTSKMQELLRIVVPNFASSSIVFSRDGKSIISAWNDGVIRAFTPLTGKLIYAIPNAHNKGCSSVAVTSNGKIVVSGGIEGQVRVWKIDPYVQSLIGVLKEHYGPIESVHINNYDTEVVSASRDGSCVIWDLIRLTRKHVIFAHTQFIAAQYFPTGVQILTAGSDKLIGYWEAYDGSLVREVEGSKSGPINAIDMNMMGEYFVSAGTDQIVRLWSYQLGVEVAVGIGHASAITSARYSPNGKFLVTGSSDGGIFVWKVPEKFHIKIPDEDTPRTNDRNSASSTKTTAKLAHNSSSQTGGSRDGSRKTTPLSSGARVAPTSRSRNANENVRLLESSRSNRSSQIAECPAVDPNAQPTIDPCVDTASLADDQEQWETRSQHSSVSQIQLSQEKEQGRN
- the LOC131281218 gene encoding putative serine protease K12H4.7, which gives rise to MAKCSVNIVVILSLCSLIVQANGLRQFWRGKSFGSDQPSRTTESSLYSGKLNDTPDLWFEQILDHNDPTNGATWKQRYFVNDQFFNASDTNAPVFLMIGGEGEATARWMHEGAWIHYAEKHGALCFQLEHRFYGKSHPTDDLSTKNLAYLTSEQALADLAYFIVGMNVKYDLNPQDHKWIAFGGSYPGSLAAWLREKYPSLVHGSISSSGPLLAKIDFIEYYDTVVRSLGRYSTECVDSVKSGMQQVETLLKHMIGQRTLNDKFQLCDPVEKSIANPLDVSSLFEAIASNFAGVVQYNKDNSPHATVTIDEVCDVMANQTIGAPVTRLAEVNRMLLEQSKQSCLDYVYDKTVLQMQNVSWDSDVASGARQWTYQTCNEFGFYQTSNDPDAVFGDRFPVEFFVRQCADIYGARFGAESLARAIYRTNTNYGALNPATTNVLYVHGNIDPWHRLGLTESNDIHTPTILIDGTAHCANMYEPKDSDFPQLKQARLEIDTFITNLLAM